From Triticum aestivum cultivar Chinese Spring chromosome 4A, IWGSC CS RefSeq v2.1, whole genome shotgun sequence, a single genomic window includes:
- the LOC123088196 gene encoding receptor-like protein EIX2 has protein sequence MHHTAVLLLLTIINATSFFTGDAPQPPSFHGGSCIAAERTALLSFKEGITSDPAGLLASWRGQDCCRWRGVNCSNQTGHIIGLRLRTPSPNVFKDPCDGNSLLGEVSHSLLSLEHLEHLDLSMNCLFGPNGSFPEFLGQMRNLRYLNLTGLTMFTGRVPPQLGNLSKMQYLSIGQAGSRSQMYSDDITWLTNLRLLQHVSIGGINLSGIHDWPHMLNMIPSLRVISLSGCSLQSTNQSLPYLNLTRLEKLDLSWNTFDHSIATSWFWKATSLKYLNLQANRLSGQFPDALGNMTSLQVLDVSTNWNKYLMMTGNLKNLCSLNILDFSNNEINGDIAVMMGGLPECAWESLQELDFSYNSFTGTLPNLIGTFSSLRRLELSNNNLTGSVPPGIGNLTFLTALDLSNNRFSGSVPSEIGSLINLSSLDLSNNNFSGIVPSEIGALSDLTSLVLSKNNFSGVITETHFAGLKGLKNIDLSSNSLKIEVDSDWLPPFRLESALFSSCRMGPLFPAWLQWQQEITKLDISSTALVDKIPDWFWSTFSRVTYLDMSDNQISGNLPAHLDDMAFEELYLSSNRLTGPIPPFPGNITVFDISNNSFSGTLPSNLEAVELQTLLMYSNQIGGSIPESMCKLQMLGDLDLSSNLLEGGIPQCFENISISYLLLSNNSLSDTFPTFLHNGKSLEFLDLAWNKFYGRIPTWIGELRRLRFVRLSHNTFSGTIPVEITALSYLQYLDLSGNNISGVIPLHLSNLTGMTRKGFMPISGTDIGPSDLGSVTVTGQFGALLSIITKGQELRYGGTLAYFVSIDLSGNSLSGEIPMDITSLDALINLNLSSNHLSGNIPSKIGDLRSLESLDLSQNKLSGEIPSSLSSLTSLSYLNMSYNSLSGRVPSGHQLDTLSADNPALMYIGNNGLCGPPLQKNCSGNGTVFHGHLGSSNREFEPLTFYFGLVLGLVAGLWSVFCTFLFKKTWRIAYFQLFDELFDRIYVYVVVKWASFTRKTDEE, from the coding sequence ATGCATCACacagccgtcctcctcctcctgacCATCATAAACGCCACTTCGTTCTTCACGGGTGATGCGCCACAACCCCCAAGCTTCCACGGTGGCAGTTGCATCGCCGCCGAGAGGACTGCCTTGCTCTCCTTCAAAGAGGGCATCACAAGTGACCCCGCcggcctccttgcctcgtggcgCGGCCAGGACTGCTGCCGGTGGAGAGGCGTCAACTGCAGCAACCAGACCGGTCATATCATCGGGCTTCGCCTCCGCACTCCAAGCCCGAACGTGTTCAAGGATCCATGTGACGGTAACAGTCTGCTCGGTGAAGTAAGCCACTCTTTGCTTTCCTTGGAGCATCTAGAGCACCTGGACCTCAGCATGAACTGCTTGTTTGGGCCAAACGGCAGCTTTCCAGAGTTCCTGGGCCAGATGAGGAACCTGAGATACCTCAACCTCACCGGCTTAACGATGTTTACCGGTAGGGTGCCTCCACAGCTTGGTAACCTGTCCAAGATGCAGTATCTGTCCATCGGCCAGGCTGGTAGTCGCTCTCAGATGTACTCTGATGACATCACCTGGTTAACAAACCTTCGTTTGCTACAGCACGTTAGCATCGGAGGGATAAATCTCTCGGGGATACATGACTGGCCTCATATGCTGAACATGATCCCGTCTCTAAGGGTTATCAGTCTTAGTGGTTGTTCGCTTCAGAGCACAAATCAATCGCTTCCGTACCTCAATCTCACAAGACTTGAAAAGCTTGATCTTTCCTGGAACACTTTTGACCACTCAATTGCAACTAGTTGGTTTTGGAAAGCCACAAGCCTCAAGTACCTCAATCTTCAGGCCAACAGATTATCCGGCCAATTTCCCGACGCACTAGGAAACATGACATCCCTTCAAGTCCTTGACGTGTCAACAAATTGGAACAAGTACTTGATGATGACAGGAAACCTGAAGAATCTTTGCAGTCTGAACATTCTAGACTTCAGCAATAATGAAATAAATGGAGATATAGCAGTCATGATGGGGGGTTTGCCAGAATGCGCATGGGAATCTTTGCAAGAGCTAGATTTCAGCTACAACAGTTTCACGGGAACATTGCCAAATTTGATAGGTACATTCAGCAGCTTGAGGAGACTTGAACTCTCCAATAACAACCTCACGGGGAGTGTACCACCAGGCATTGGGAATTTGACATTTTTAACTGCCCTTGACCTTTCGAACAACCGCTTCAGTGGAAGTGTACCCTCTGAAATTGGTTCCCTGATCAATCTATCTTCTTTGGATCTAAGCAACAACAACTTCAGTGGTATTGTGCCTTCTGAAATTGGTGCCCTTAGTGATCTGACTTCTTTGGTCCTAAGCAAGAACAACTTTAGTGGTGTGATCACGGAAACACATTTTGCAGGTCTAAAAGGTTTAAAGAACATAGACCTGTCTTCCAATAGTTTGAAGATTGAAGTAGATTCCGATTGGCTTCCTCCCTTCAGGCTGGAGTCTGCGCTGTTTTCATCTTGCCGAATGGGTCCTCTGTTTCCTGCCTGGCTTCAGTGGCAACAAGAAATTACTAAACTTGACATTTCCAGCACAGCTCTAGTGGACAAGATTCCTGATTGGTTTTGGTCTACATTTTCACGAGTCACATACCTCGACATGTCTGACAACCAAATTAGTGGAAACTTGCCAGCACATCTAGATGACATGGCGTTTGAAGAACTCTACCTCAGTTCAAACCGGCTTACAGGGCCAATACCACCGTTCCCAGGAAATATCACCGTGTTCGACATCTCCAACAATTCCTTTTCAGGAACACTGCCATCAAATCTTGAAGCTGTGGAACTGCAAACATTGCTCATGTATTCAAATCAAATTGGTGGTAGCATTCCAGAATCTATGTGTAAACTACAAATGCTGGGAGATCTAGATTTATCAAGCAATCTTTTGGAGGGTGGAATTCCTCAGTGCTTTGAGAACATATCCATATCATACCTACTATTAAGCAACAATAGTTTATCAGATACATTCCCAACATTTCTGCACAATGGAAAGAGTCTCGAGTTTCTTGATCTTGCATGGAATAAGTTCTATGGAAGGATACCAACATGGATAGGAGAGCTCAGAAGATTACGGTTTGTGCGACTAAGTCACAACACGTTTTCTGGGACTATTCCAGTTGAAATAACGGCTCTCAGTTATCTTCAATATTTGGATCTAtcaggaaataacatatccggtgTTATACCTTTGCATCTGTCAAACCTAACAGGTATGACCCGGAAGGGCTTCATGCCTATATCTGGTACAGATATTGGTCCATCTGATTTGGGTTCAGTAACTGTAACAGGTCAATTTGGAGCGCTCTTGTCAATAATCACAAAAGGGCAAGAGCTTAGATATGGTGGCACCCTGGCATATTTTGTGAGCATTGATTTATCAGGCAACTCCTTGAGTGGTGAAATTCCCATGGATATCACTTCCCTTGATGCATTGATAAATCTCAATCTGTCATCAAACCACCTGAGTGGAAACATTCCTAGCAAGATTGGCGACCTACGGTCATTAGAGTCTCTTGACCTCTCTCAGAACAAGCTTTCCGGTGAAATCCCATCAAGCTTGTCAAGTTTGACATCTCTTAGCTATTTGAACATGTCTTATAATAGTTTGTCTGGAAGGGTACCATCAGGCCACCAACTTGACACCCTTAGTGCCGACAACCCAGCACTTATGTACATTGGAAACAACGGACTTTGTGGGCCTCCTCTTCAGAAGAATTGTTCAGGAAATGGTACGGTTTTTCATGGTCATCTTGGAAGCAGCAATCGGGAATTTGAGCCACTGACCTTCTATTTTGGTCTTGTGCTGGGACTTGTAGCGGGGCTCTGGAGTGTGTTTTGCACGTTCCTGTTCAAGAAGACATGGAGGATTGCTTATTTTCAACTCTTTGATGAGCTGTTTGACAGAATCTATGTATATGTGGTTGTGAAGTGGGCAAGCTTCACAAGGAAGACAGATGAAGAATAA
- the LOC123088197 gene encoding uncharacterized protein produces MEPDLDMAAMRKKLEDAVLGTWLWDKELDSIVQEQKERDDEGDYEYYEPDEPHESDQEEEELHYGGSWGYGYTFYYEDGNPYYVADMEERWENQMRFPPTMSSAKRPRGIWEGSLQVEGPCHQLDPSLLSAQSLLPPLPRWENRWVDKRENEPCRRAIQVFSLNLLSPHDAALEVYGMIAFRDVRNNQLRNYIFEYSRDKPCKLKPGSCKLQPLLNPHQGIYAVGLVLIEYRLLIKDQEGEDDKVLIDGYSVYAPSFYAEYERLHWHTNTGHHGSVDLRMASIPKAVLAVLEFEVHHLGDNLFDSLTITAVYRTMEGGAFSVFNGKLSVCSLPSVTVCVDYTKNLTVDLYTYNRHSGDDNCYPDGVVGDSKIPGYFHYDIEDIMSDTVWFKPQKSGSSTKYSSNLYGLVMSVKVTWSSLCEPCR; encoded by the exons ATGGAGCCGGATCTGGACATGGCGGCCATGAGAAAGAAGCTAGAGGATGCGGTGCTCGGCACCTGGCTGTGGGACAAGGAGCTGGACTCCATCGTGCAGGAACAGAAAGAGCGAGACGACGAAGGCGATTACGAGTACTACGAACCAGACGAACCGCACGAATCAGACCAAGAAGAAGAGGAGCTCCACTATGGTGGTTCTTGGGGGTACGGGTATACGTTCTACTACGAGGACGGGAACCCTTATTACGTCGCTGACATGGAGGAGAGGTGGGAGAATCAGATGCGGTTTCCTCCGACCATGTCCAGCGCCAAGAGACCGCGGGGGATCTGGGAAGGGTCCCTTCAGGTCGAGGGCCCGTGTCATCAGCTCGATCCAAGTCTGTTATCTGCGCAAAGCTTGC TGCCTCCATTGCCCAGATGGGAAAACCGTTGGGTCGACAAAAGAGAGAACGAACCTTGTCGACGGGCTATCCAAGTTTTTAGTTTGAATTTATTGTCTCCTCATGATGCCGCGTTAGAGGTGTACGGTATGATTGCGTTCCGAGATGTACGTAACAACCAACTACGCAACTATATCTTTGAATACTCTAGAGACAAACCATGTAAGCTTAAGCCG GGTTCTTGTAAGCTTCAACCTCTACTTAACCCGCATCAAGGCATCTATGCGGTTGGGCTTGTGCTAATTGAATATCGTTTGCTAATTAAAGACCAAGAAGGTGAAGATGATAAGGTGTTAATAGACGGATATTCGGTCTATGCTCCATCTTTCTATGCAGAATATGAAAGGCTCCATTGGCACACTAACACTGGCCACCACGGCAGCGTCGATCTAAGAATGGCTTCTATCCCAAAGGCCGTATTGGCTGTGTTGGAGTTTGAGGTGCATCATCTTGGGGACAATTTGTTTGATTCACTTACAATAACTGCGGTCTATCGTACCATGGAAGGGGGTGCTTTTTCAGTCTTCAATGGCAAGTTGAGTGTTTGCAGTCTGCCATCGGTCACAGTTTGTGTGGATTACACCAAGAATTTGACTGTAGACTTATACACTTACAACCGTCACTCGGGTGATGATAATTGCTATCCTGATGGCGTTGTTGGTGATTCGAAAATTCCTGGATATTTTCATTACGACATTGAGGATATTATGTCTGACACCGTGTGGTTTAAACCGCAGAAGAGTGGAAGCTCGACAAAATATTCAAGTAATTTGTACGGTCTTGTAATGTCAGTGAAGGTCACATGGTCTAGCTTGTGTGAACCATGTCGATAA